In Geotalea uraniireducens, one genomic interval encodes:
- a CDS encoding right-handed parallel beta-helix repeat-containing protein, with translation MKSVPMLLGISLVALSLNGCVDLNGLFGRDQAAATAPAAVKEARHENRPALPEGGKPAVTPASVSSLPAAAPVPSAHPAVPLPGITRLAPAAIVPSSTAQYRNVLLTEDTTWRGEVQVEGAVTIAPQTTLTIEPGTVIRFRRTVAGAAAGPLLLVEGRLVARGTAEAPVRFTSVFPDPQAGEWRGIVLLGSGKNNSLEYCQIEGASAGIDAAFSTVTVMRSDFASCGSGCRFQDCLVTMEGGSVSASARGLELHDSEAIVRQVRIRSNGKGIAATESSLQLEGLTIVANRETGIVADGSRLNLAECTVEQNGDGLVLTDCQGMVTGGRIAGNRRNGVMLVRSRVRLTGNLLTGNAVGLRVADGKGIAWGNVFSGNERYDIYNDGPEEFRAIANWWEAADGKVGSRIFDQRMDAGRGPVVADPPLAAKPELPAMNSVAK, from the coding sequence GTGAAGTCGGTGCCGATGTTGCTTGGAATTTCTCTTGTCGCGCTTTCACTTAACGGCTGTGTTGATTTGAACGGTCTGTTCGGCCGCGATCAGGCCGCCGCCACTGCGCCAGCGGCGGTCAAGGAAGCTCGGCACGAGAACAGACCGGCGTTGCCGGAAGGTGGAAAGCCGGCCGTGACCCCTGCAAGTGTTTCTTCTCTGCCGGCCGCGGCGCCGGTGCCGTCAGCGCATCCCGCCGTTCCCTTGCCGGGGATTACCCGCCTGGCGCCCGCTGCTATCGTCCCATCGTCGACAGCGCAGTATCGTAACGTCCTTCTTACCGAAGACACGACCTGGCGTGGCGAGGTGCAGGTGGAAGGTGCGGTAACCATCGCCCCGCAGACAACGCTGACGATCGAACCGGGAACGGTGATCCGTTTCCGGCGGACCGTCGCGGGAGCAGCTGCCGGCCCGTTGTTGCTTGTCGAGGGCAGACTGGTGGCGCGCGGTACTGCGGAGGCGCCGGTGCGCTTTACTTCTGTCTTCCCCGATCCGCAGGCCGGCGAATGGCGCGGCATCGTTCTCCTCGGCAGCGGAAAAAACAACAGTCTTGAATACTGTCAGATCGAAGGGGCAAGCGCTGGCATCGATGCGGCATTTTCCACCGTTACCGTGATGCGGAGCGACTTCGCCTCCTGCGGCTCCGGCTGTCGCTTCCAGGATTGTCTGGTCACGATGGAGGGAGGAAGCGTCTCGGCGTCGGCTCGCGGGCTCGAACTGCATGACAGCGAGGCTATCGTGCGGCAGGTCCGGATTCGAAGCAACGGGAAGGGAATAGCGGCGACGGAGAGCTCGTTGCAATTGGAGGGGCTGACGATCGTCGCCAACCGGGAAACCGGCATCGTTGCCGATGGCTCGCGGCTCAACCTGGCGGAATGTACGGTTGAGCAGAACGGTGATGGCCTCGTGTTGACCGATTGCCAGGGGATGGTTACCGGCGGGCGCATTGCCGGCAACCGTCGCAATGGCGTGATGCTGGTCCGCTCGCGGGTCCGGCTGACCGGCAATCTCCTGACGGGGAATGCGGTCGGCCTCCGGGTGGCGGACGGTAAGGGTATTGCCTGGGGAAACGTCTTTTCCGGCAACGAGCGCTACGATATCTATAACGACGGTCCCGAGGAATTCCGGGCAATCGCCAACTGGTGGGAAGCCGCTGACGGCAAGGTCGGCAGCCGCATCTTCGATCAGCGGATGGATGCCGGCCGCGGCCCGGTGGTTGCCGATCCTCCCCTTGCCGCCAAACCGGAGTTGCCGGCCATGAATTCCGTTGCCAAATAG
- a CDS encoding GGDEF domain-containing protein produces the protein MERCPECAKETLEAEVVALKDLIEVARAVVSTLDLDTVLQAILSSAMRFAGTPAGSIALYDNLRNELTLHAHEGLTAEFVKNERWEVKPAGLNEHAITGGEILFIDDTAKTGFFRNPIALAEGIRSLICIPLKIQQRTVGILYLDDFVPRHFDPNKLKLLSVLASFAAMAIDNAQLHMKTQIMAITDALTGLYNHRYFQQAFNRELNRAKRYGKLLSLIMLDVDDFKKFNDTYGHPNGDRVLAAMGDFLGEALRGADLAFRYGGEEFIVLLPETDFAMALQVAERLRRLVEERSGSVLDNVATHGVTVSVGVATYPRDGETRGDLLKQVDDLLYRAKEFGKNRIYYREEPA, from the coding sequence ATGGAGCGTTGTCCTGAATGTGCCAAAGAGACTCTTGAAGCCGAAGTTGTTGCGTTAAAGGACCTGATCGAGGTCGCCCGGGCCGTCGTCTCCACCCTTGATCTCGATACGGTGCTCCAGGCGATTCTGAGCAGTGCCATGCGTTTCGCCGGGACCCCGGCAGGAAGTATCGCTCTTTACGATAATCTCCGGAACGAACTGACCCTCCATGCCCATGAGGGGCTGACCGCCGAGTTCGTCAAGAACGAGCGGTGGGAGGTCAAACCGGCTGGGCTCAACGAGCACGCCATTACCGGCGGCGAGATCCTATTCATCGATGACACCGCCAAAACCGGCTTCTTCAGAAATCCGATCGCCCTGGCGGAGGGGATCCGCTCGCTGATCTGCATTCCGCTCAAGATTCAGCAGCGCACAGTCGGTATCCTCTATCTCGACGATTTTGTCCCCCGGCATTTCGACCCGAACAAGCTGAAGCTCCTGTCGGTGCTCGCTTCGTTTGCCGCCATGGCTATCGATAATGCCCAGCTGCACATGAAAACCCAGATCATGGCGATAACCGATGCCCTGACCGGTCTGTACAACCACCGCTATTTCCAGCAGGCCTTCAATCGCGAGTTGAATCGCGCCAAGCGCTACGGCAAGCTCCTTTCCCTCATCATGCTCGATGTCGACGACTTCAAGAAGTTCAACGACACTTACGGCCATCCCAACGGTGACCGGGTGCTTGCCGCCATGGGCGATTTTCTGGGCGAGGCGTTGCGGGGGGCGGATCTCGCCTTCCGCTACGGCGGGGAAGAGTTTATCGTGCTCTTGCCGGAAACCGATTTCGCCATGGCCCTGCAGGTTGCCGAACGACTGCGCCGGCTCGTCGAAGAACGGAGCGGCAGCGTTCTGGACAACGTCGCAACGCATGGCGTGACCGTCAGCGTCGGCGTTGCCACCTATCCCCGGGATGGCGAAACGCGTGGCGATTTGCTGAAGCAGGTGGACGACCTGTTGTACCGGGCCAAGGAGTTCGGTAAAAACCGGATCTATTATCGGGAGGAACCCGCGTGA
- a CDS encoding vitamin B12-dependent ribonucleotide reductase, whose translation MPETKMTEIPGLSKNARTVLEKRYLKRDSDGKVLETPVDMFQRVARAIADADRKFDKKADTKARADQFFRIMTSFEFLPNSPTLMNAGRELGQLSACFVLPVGDAMEDIFDAVKYTALIHKSGGGTGFSFSRLRPANDVVMSTKGISSGPISFMRVFDAATETIKQGGTRRGANMGILRVDHPDIMDFIMCKDDQKQLNNFNISVGLTEAFMEAVERDQEYNLINPRDGQPCGTLNARKVFSRIVKQAWKNGEPGIIFLDRLNKDNPTPKIGMIESTNPCGEQPLLPYESCNLGSINLGKMVKDGEVNWSRLKEVVQLAVHFLDNVIEVNNYPLPQIDEMTRSNRKIGLGVMGWADMLILLGIPYNSVEAIRLGEKVMHFINEEGRIYSRQLAASRGTFPNFAGSVYDRPGEGPIRNATVTTIAPTGTISIIANASSGVEPLFAVSFVRQVLDKNILVEVNPIFEEIAKEGGFYSDELMQRIAEHGTVQDIHEIPEEVRRAFVTAHDITPEVHIEMQAAFQKYTDNAVSKTVNFPNSATIEDVEKVYRLAYQLGCKGVTIYRDGSRDEQVLSTGKKEEPEKAAHAEEKRSIKRERPRALKGWTYQMQTGCGPLYVTINEDRAGLFELFTTMGKAGGCAASQSEAIGRMVSLAWRSGVQARQVIKQLLGISCHCPAGFGESKVLSCADAVAKAIQAHMQAAGYDTGLELQAPERGACPECGGIVEHEGGCMVCRVCGYSECA comes from the coding sequence ATGCCAGAGACGAAAATGACTGAAATCCCCGGACTTTCGAAAAATGCCCGCACGGTTCTCGAAAAGCGTTATCTGAAACGGGACAGCGATGGCAAGGTCCTCGAAACCCCGGTCGACATGTTCCAGCGGGTCGCCAGGGCCATTGCCGACGCCGACCGCAAATTCGACAAAAAGGCCGACACCAAGGCCCGTGCCGATCAGTTCTTCCGGATCATGACCTCCTTCGAATTCCTCCCCAATTCACCGACCCTGATGAATGCCGGGCGCGAGTTGGGCCAGCTCTCCGCTTGCTTCGTCCTGCCGGTCGGCGACGCCATGGAAGATATCTTCGACGCCGTCAAATACACCGCCCTGATCCACAAGTCCGGGGGCGGCACCGGCTTCTCCTTCTCGCGCCTCCGGCCCGCCAACGATGTGGTCATGTCTACCAAAGGGATTTCGAGCGGCCCGATCTCTTTCATGCGGGTCTTCGACGCCGCCACCGAAACCATCAAGCAGGGGGGGACCCGCCGCGGTGCCAACATGGGGATCCTGCGGGTCGATCATCCGGACATCATGGATTTCATCATGTGCAAGGATGATCAGAAGCAGCTGAACAACTTCAACATCTCCGTCGGACTGACCGAAGCCTTCATGGAGGCGGTAGAGCGCGACCAGGAGTACAACCTGATCAATCCCCGCGACGGGCAGCCGTGCGGCACCCTGAACGCCCGGAAGGTGTTCAGCCGGATCGTCAAGCAGGCCTGGAAAAACGGCGAGCCGGGGATCATCTTCCTCGACCGGCTCAACAAGGACAACCCGACCCCGAAGATCGGCATGATCGAATCGACCAACCCCTGCGGCGAGCAGCCGCTCCTTCCCTACGAATCGTGCAATCTGGGCTCGATCAACCTGGGGAAAATGGTCAAGGACGGCGAGGTCAACTGGAGTCGGCTGAAGGAGGTCGTCCAGCTGGCGGTCCATTTCCTCGACAACGTCATCGAAGTCAATAACTACCCGCTCCCCCAAATCGACGAGATGACCCGCAGCAACCGCAAGATCGGCCTGGGGGTCATGGGGTGGGCGGACATGCTGATCCTCCTCGGCATCCCCTACAACTCGGTCGAGGCGATCCGGCTCGGCGAAAAGGTAATGCACTTCATCAACGAAGAGGGCAGGATTTACTCCCGGCAGTTGGCCGCTTCCCGGGGCACCTTCCCCAATTTCGCCGGTTCCGTCTACGATCGGCCGGGCGAAGGACCGATCCGTAACGCCACGGTCACCACCATCGCCCCCACCGGCACCATCTCGATCATCGCCAATGCCTCCTCGGGAGTCGAACCGCTGTTCGCCGTCTCCTTCGTCCGCCAGGTGCTCGACAAGAACATTCTGGTCGAGGTCAATCCGATCTTCGAAGAGATCGCCAAAGAGGGGGGCTTCTATTCCGATGAACTGATGCAGCGGATCGCCGAGCACGGTACCGTCCAGGATATCCATGAAATCCCCGAGGAAGTGCGCCGGGCCTTCGTCACCGCCCACGACATCACGCCGGAAGTGCATATCGAGATGCAGGCCGCCTTCCAGAAATACACCGACAACGCGGTCTCGAAGACGGTCAACTTCCCCAACAGCGCCACCATTGAGGATGTGGAGAAGGTCTACCGCCTTGCTTACCAGCTCGGCTGCAAAGGGGTTACCATCTACCGCGACGGCTCCCGCGACGAGCAAGTTCTCTCCACCGGCAAGAAGGAAGAGCCGGAAAAGGCCGCCCATGCCGAAGAGAAACGCTCCATCAAGCGGGAACGTCCCCGGGCGCTCAAGGGGTGGACCTACCAGATGCAGACCGGCTGCGGTCCCCTCTATGTCACCATCAACGAAGACCGGGCCGGTCTTTTCGAACTCTTCACCACCATGGGGAAAGCCGGCGGCTGCGCCGCCTCCCAGAGCGAAGCGATCGGCAGGATGGTTTCGCTGGCGTGGCGGAGCGGCGTCCAAGCACGCCAGGTAATCAAGCAGCTCCTCGGCATCTCCTGCCACTGCCCGGCCGGCTTCGGCGAAAGCAAGGTCCTTTCCTGTGCCGATGCCGTGGCCAAGGCGATCCAGGCCCATATGCAGGCTGCCGGCTACGATACCGGCCTGGAACTGCAGGCGCCGGAACGGGGGGCCTGCCCCGAGTGCGGCGGTATCGTCGAGCACGAAGGTGGTTGCATGGTCTGCCGGGTCTGCGGCTACAGCGAATGCGCCTGA
- a CDS encoding HDOD domain-containing protein, with the protein MALSLTIKRLLSNQPAELLVFHPVAMKLQEMLAEENFTIEEVIRLINDDPSLATQILKMANSSYYGGRARVETIKDAVVRLGAQQVSNLALAVSQASLHASDNPVLDRFMTDLWHHSHACAVGCRWVAEHAGMRHLTEQAYMSGLLHDVGKLYLLKAVERLTKNGVATVALEGEMMLEIFAELHAEQGARILRHWSLPELYCSVAADHHLASCAPDNQVLAIVRLVNAACREAGLSLSSEPAVPLTTLPELAVVGLSDLECAELAVVLEDTRGDEL; encoded by the coding sequence ATGGCCCTGTCGCTGACCATCAAACGCTTATTGTCCAACCAGCCTGCTGAACTGCTGGTTTTCCATCCCGTGGCGATGAAGCTGCAAGAGATGCTTGCCGAAGAAAACTTTACCATCGAGGAGGTTATCAGGCTCATCAACGACGACCCCTCACTCGCCACGCAGATCCTGAAAATGGCCAATTCGAGCTATTACGGGGGGCGGGCCCGGGTCGAGACGATCAAGGACGCCGTGGTCCGGCTCGGCGCGCAGCAGGTATCGAACCTCGCTCTGGCGGTTTCCCAGGCTTCTCTCCATGCCTCCGATAACCCGGTGTTGGACCGGTTCATGACCGATCTCTGGCATCACAGCCACGCCTGCGCCGTCGGTTGCCGCTGGGTTGCCGAACACGCCGGGATGCGTCATCTTACCGAACAGGCCTACATGTCCGGGCTGCTTCATGACGTGGGAAAGCTTTATCTGCTGAAGGCAGTAGAGCGTCTGACGAAAAACGGTGTCGCCACGGTGGCGCTGGAAGGGGAGATGATGCTGGAGATCTTCGCCGAACTCCATGCCGAACAGGGCGCCCGAATTCTCCGGCACTGGTCGCTGCCGGAGCTCTATTGTAGCGTGGCCGCCGACCACCACCTTGCGTCCTGTGCCCCCGACAACCAGGTTCTGGCAATCGTCCGCTTGGTCAATGCCGCCTGCCGCGAGGCAGGGTTGAGCCTGAGTAGTGAGCCGGCGGTACCGCTGACGACCCTTCCCGAACTGGCCGTCGTCGGCCTGAGCGATCTCGAATGTGCCGAACTGGCGGTGGTACTGGAAGATACCCGGGGGGACGAGTTGTAA
- a CDS encoding Smr/MutS family protein — MEDKPVVVPIDGILDLHMFIPREVRDLVPTYLAECRKRGILSVRIIHGKGTGTLRATVHAVLARLPLVASYRLAGEDAGGWGATLVELRPAVLGEDEGGQ; from the coding sequence ATGGAAGACAAGCCGGTAGTGGTGCCGATCGACGGCATCCTGGATTTGCACATGTTTATCCCGCGTGAGGTTCGCGACCTGGTGCCCACCTACCTGGCCGAGTGCCGGAAGAGGGGCATCCTGTCCGTCCGGATCATCCATGGCAAGGGGACCGGGACGCTGCGGGCCACCGTCCATGCCGTTCTGGCGCGGTTGCCGCTGGTTGCTTCCTACCGGCTTGCGGGAGAAGACGCCGGCGGCTGGGGGGCGACGCTCGTGGAACTTCGGCCGGCTGTCCTGGGAGAGGACGAGGGGGGGCAGTAG
- a CDS encoding DUF4410 domain-containing protein produces the protein MHGKSWLTLFALAILLIATGRAVAQEAPLPKPDVLTEEAIFTPNKLSSYDNIVIKDFTTDGAEYSRVDDEEKTKIDAMKPLLVSTIAESLAMQLKERKLFKQVARNQGLPGKTVVLEGAITEFNAGSRALKFFVGFGAGKAYLKVKGRLIDGQSGKELATFEDRETGYRGAMGMESYEDLFPHQAKSIGENIANFIEKLY, from the coding sequence ATGCACGGAAAAAGCTGGCTCACCCTGTTCGCCCTCGCCATCCTGCTCATTGCCACCGGTCGGGCAGTGGCGCAGGAAGCCCCCCTGCCGAAACCCGACGTACTGACCGAGGAGGCGATCTTCACCCCCAATAAACTCTCCAGCTATGACAACATCGTCATCAAGGATTTCACCACCGACGGCGCCGAATACTCGCGGGTCGACGATGAGGAAAAAACCAAGATCGACGCGATGAAACCACTGCTCGTCTCGACGATCGCCGAAAGCTTGGCAATGCAGCTGAAGGAACGCAAACTGTTCAAACAGGTAGCCAGGAACCAGGGCCTTCCGGGGAAAACAGTCGTTCTCGAAGGGGCGATCACCGAATTCAACGCCGGCAGCCGGGCTCTGAAATTCTTTGTCGGTTTCGGCGCCGGCAAGGCGTACCTGAAAGTGAAGGGGCGGCTGATCGACGGGCAGAGCGGCAAGGAACTGGCAACCTTCGAGGATCGTGAAACCGGCTACCGCGGTGCCATGGGGATGGAAAGCTACGAGGACCTTTTCCCCCACCAGGCGAAAAGTATCGGCGAAAACATCGCCAACTTCATCGAAAAACTCTATTGA
- a CDS encoding M3 family oligoendopeptidase, whose amino-acid sequence MTTDITRLLWNTTALYTAPTAPELADDLTAGAREAGAFREKYQGKVTLLDDAGLTAALTAYERLNELLLKPQLYAHLLFAADAEDDDNKRLSQRTAEFGNRMSRELLFFDLEIMDIPDERYAKLAATPELAPYRHYLDSVRRFRRHTLKEREEQLLKLKNLTGAEAFSRLFDELTSSLRYRMELEGEEREFTGEELLGLLHHADGTVREQAFSTFLRRHEEEGIVLATIFNTIALDHGQELELRAYHHPMEPTNLGNELPEEVVNRLMEVSEANYGLARDYFRLKAQLLGLPKLKNTDIYAPVGETGRRFTFDEARELVLAAYGEFNPDFRSIVAAFFAERRIDVLPRPGKSGGAFCMGMTPHLPPYVLLNFTGNLRDVATLAHELGHGLHFVLAQRQTMLNYHAPLPLAETASVFGEMLLTRFLLNREPEHRTKIALLCAKIEDIIATTFRQNVLTRFEERLHLERQAGLVTAGRLGDLWWEENGKLYGDAVEMIEPYRWGWSYISHFIHARFYCYSYTFAELLVLSLYQKYLDEGAAFIPTYIDLLASGGSRSPADTVRPAGIDLADPHFWQKGYDFLAELIVELKELVGNA is encoded by the coding sequence ATGACGACCGACATTACCCGCCTGCTCTGGAACACCACTGCACTGTATACCGCTCCAACCGCCCCGGAACTGGCGGACGACCTGACCGCCGGGGCCCGTGAGGCGGGCGCCTTCCGCGAAAAGTACCAGGGGAAGGTCACCCTGCTCGACGACGCCGGGCTCACGGCGGCGCTCACGGCCTACGAGCGGCTCAACGAACTGCTGCTCAAACCCCAACTGTATGCCCATCTCCTGTTCGCCGCCGATGCCGAGGACGACGACAACAAGAGACTATCACAGCGGACCGCCGAATTCGGCAACCGAATGAGCCGCGAACTGCTCTTTTTCGACCTGGAGATCATGGATATCCCCGACGAGCGCTATGCGAAGCTGGCAGCCACTCCGGAGCTCGCTCCCTACCGTCACTACCTGGACAGTGTCCGGCGCTTTCGCCGCCACACCCTGAAGGAGCGGGAAGAGCAGCTGCTCAAGCTGAAGAACCTGACCGGTGCCGAGGCGTTCTCCCGGCTGTTCGACGAGCTCACCTCCTCATTACGCTACCGGATGGAACTGGAGGGAGAAGAGCGGGAATTCACCGGCGAAGAGCTGCTGGGACTGCTCCATCATGCTGACGGCACGGTACGGGAGCAGGCCTTCTCCACCTTCCTGCGGCGCCACGAAGAAGAAGGGATCGTTCTTGCCACCATCTTCAACACCATCGCCCTCGACCATGGCCAGGAACTGGAGCTCCGCGCCTACCACCACCCGATGGAGCCGACCAACCTTGGCAACGAGCTCCCCGAAGAGGTCGTCAACCGGCTGATGGAAGTATCCGAAGCCAATTACGGCCTGGCCCGCGACTATTTCCGGCTCAAGGCGCAGCTGCTCGGCCTGCCGAAGCTGAAAAACACCGACATCTACGCGCCGGTCGGCGAAACCGGCCGGCGCTTCACCTTTGACGAAGCCCGGGAACTGGTTCTCGCGGCGTACGGCGAATTCAATCCTGACTTCCGCTCGATCGTCGCCGCCTTCTTCGCCGAGCGGCGGATCGACGTCCTCCCCCGTCCCGGCAAATCGGGGGGGGCCTTCTGCATGGGGATGACTCCGCACCTCCCCCCGTACGTGCTGCTCAACTTCACCGGCAACCTGCGGGACGTCGCCACACTGGCCCACGAACTGGGGCATGGTCTCCACTTCGTCCTCGCCCAGCGGCAGACCATGCTCAACTACCATGCGCCGCTCCCCCTGGCCGAGACAGCTTCAGTCTTCGGCGAGATGCTCCTCACCCGTTTCCTGCTGAACCGCGAACCGGAGCACCGGACAAAGATCGCCCTTCTCTGCGCCAAGATCGAGGATATCATCGCCACGACCTTCCGTCAGAACGTGCTCACCCGTTTCGAAGAGCGGCTGCACCTGGAACGGCAGGCAGGGCTGGTCACCGCCGGCCGGCTCGGCGACCTCTGGTGGGAGGAAAACGGTAAACTGTACGGCGACGCGGTGGAAATGATCGAACCGTACCGCTGGGGATGGAGCTACATCTCCCACTTCATCCACGCCCGGTTCTACTGCTATTCGTACACCTTCGCCGAACTGCTCGTCCTCTCCCTTTACCAGAAGTACCTGGACGAGGGAGCGGCCTTCATACCCACCTATATCGACCTGCTTGCCAGCGGCGGCTCCCGATCACCGGCCGACACGGTCCGTCCTGCCGGCATCGACCTGGCCGATCCCCACTTCTGGCAGAAGGGGTATGATTTCCTTGCAGAGTTGATTGTCGAACTGAAGGAGCTGGTCGGAAACGCCTGA
- a CDS encoding TIGR04219 family outer membrane beta-barrel protein, producing the protein MRTLIGSMVLLLATAASARAMGIEAAVGVWNQSPRGDIAYQGTSLDLKNELKYGSETRLMGRIKVETPFFLPNLYLMATPMEFKEQGEKSGTFDFGGTTFSGNVPFTSKLRLDHYDLGLYWGVPFLKSATAGILNVDLGVNARLVNLKAEIVQGTTAESKSLIVPVPMAYAAVQVKPLSWLAAEGEARGVAYGKNRYFDLIARGKVIFFNHLFAAAGYRYEKLKIDQSDVQADTNFGGPFGEVGCQF; encoded by the coding sequence ATGAGAACATTGATCGGGAGCATGGTGCTGCTTCTGGCGACGGCAGCTTCTGCCCGGGCGATGGGGATCGAGGCGGCCGTCGGGGTCTGGAACCAGTCGCCGCGGGGAGATATTGCCTATCAGGGGACCAGTCTCGACCTTAAGAACGAATTGAAGTATGGCAGTGAAACTCGCCTGATGGGGCGGATCAAGGTGGAGACGCCGTTCTTTCTCCCCAATCTTTATCTGATGGCGACGCCGATGGAGTTTAAGGAGCAGGGAGAAAAGAGCGGGACCTTCGATTTCGGCGGCACCACTTTTTCCGGCAACGTTCCTTTTACCTCGAAGCTGCGCCTCGATCATTACGACCTGGGACTGTACTGGGGGGTGCCGTTCCTGAAGAGCGCTACGGCCGGCATATTGAATGTCGACCTCGGCGTCAATGCGCGGCTTGTCAATCTGAAAGCGGAGATCGTCCAGGGGACGACCGCCGAATCGAAATCGTTGATCGTGCCGGTGCCGATGGCCTATGCCGCTGTCCAGGTCAAGCCTCTCTCATGGCTGGCTGCCGAGGGGGAGGCCCGGGGCGTTGCCTATGGCAAAAACCGTTATTTCGACCTGATTGCCCGCGGCAAAGTGATCTTTTTCAACCATCTTTTTGCAGCTGCCGGCTACCGGTACGAAAAGCTGAAAATCGACCAGAGCGACGTCCAAGCCGATACGAATTTCGGCGGACCGTTCGGCGAGGTCGGCTGCCAGTTCTGA